The proteins below come from a single Melospiza georgiana isolate bMelGeo1 chromosome 4, bMelGeo1.pri, whole genome shotgun sequence genomic window:
- the NFAM1 gene encoding LOW QUALITY PROTEIN: NFAT activation molecule 1 (The sequence of the model RefSeq protein was modified relative to this genomic sequence to represent the inferred CDS: deleted 2 bases in 1 codon), which translates to MQVVFYSHQEAKLCVLKCLWSRLWTPAGRADTIVVVQRSQPWCGVESDQKAEELASARNCLPNAVCVHLACPFANRRGSTSCPGMKIPDKPPPPLPSGSLCLGACLLPLTPVMIPNPKVIFLFLWLLQCGGGNVDVLQKPPIQVALLKEEISIPCKVVFPYMPKYTKFSISYYWINSLLQKTFIYSRVENIAIPSGEENKTAALSYDHRIMPLENTSSTGTYYCEVKWNDIQKMGKGVFVLIRDTGYINTSYSWEILVTLTVLLAVLSITATALLLWKRKVLCPRRNWPNILRQRVDTQLPSASPPPLPPPVYDSLDVQQVDVYSSLENNTNNPSHRKNPPGKTPKKQETLEESSDTLYENI; encoded by the exons ATGCAAGTGGTATTTTACAGCCATCAGGAAGCAAAGCTCTGTGTGTTAAAGTGCTTGTGGTCCCGTCTTTGGACACCCGCTGGTAGGGCTGACACCATCGTTGTAGTACAGAGAAGTCAGCCCTGGTGTGGGGTGGAGTCTGACCAAAAAGCAGAAGAGCTTGCATCTGCCAGGAACTGCTTGCCAAATGCAGTGTGTGTACATCTCGCCTGTCCCTTCGCAAACAGGAGGGGATCGACCAGCTGCCCTGGCATGAAAATACCTGACAAACCCCCACCTCCTTTGCCTTCTGGATCTTTGTGTCTGGGTGCGTGCTTACTGCCTTTGACC CCCGTCATGATCCCAAATCCAAAAGTCATCTTCCTGTTTCTTTGGTTGCTTCAGTGTGGAg GAGGAAATGTCGATGTACTGCAGAAACCTCCAATCCAGGTTGCCTTGCTCAAGGAAGAAATATCCATCCCCTGTAAAGTCGTCTTCCCTTACATGCCAAAATACACCAAATTTTCAATCTCCTATTACTGGATTAATTCACTGCTTCAGAAGACATTTATCTATAGTAGGGTGGAAAACATAGCCATTCCTTCTGGAGAAGAGAATAAGACTGCTGCCTTATCTTATGACCACAGAATCATGCCACTTGAAAACACCTCCTCTACTGGCACATACTACTGCGAGGTCAAATGGAATGATATCCAAAAAATGGGAAAGGGAGTGTTTGTCCTTATCAGAG ATACAGGATACATAAATACCTCTTACAGCTGGGAAATCCTTGTTACCCTTACTGTTCTTCTGGCTGTATTGAGCATCACTGCAACAGCTCTGCTTCTATGGAAAAGAAAG GTGTTGTGTCCTAGAAGGAACTGGCCAAATATCCTGAGACAGAGGGTAGATACacagctgccttcagccagCCCACCACCACTACCACCTCCTGTCTATGAT AGCCTGGATGTGCAGCAAGTTGATGTCTATTCTAGCCTCGAGAACAACACAAACAACCCATCACACAGAAAGAATCCTCCAGGGAAG